A genomic stretch from Leptodactylus fuscus isolate aLepFus1 chromosome 10, aLepFus1.hap2, whole genome shotgun sequence includes:
- the LOC142183115 gene encoding intelectin-1-like, with the protein MWVLKVVVLTVALSGVYANKCYDGPLSEKKQNILNMLACWDESSESNRGSFSGSPTGSDEYRSCKDIKYFDKNAKDGIYMLTTEDGVLYQTYCDMTTNGGGWTLVASVHENNLNGKCTTGDRWSSQEGNNIKNPKGDGNWANYATFGLPIGATSDDYKNPGYYDIVAKDLSLWHVPNNTPLSNWRNTSLLRYRTDNGFFSHEGGNLFHLYKKYPVAFDVGSCLAQNGPAIPVVYDYGSTEKTTLYYSPSGANEFTAGYVQFRAINNEKAALALCAGVKVTGCNVEHHCIGGGGYIPEGNPNQCGDFAAFDWNGYGTHTYWSSSKEITEAAVLLFYR; encoded by the exons ATGTGGGTCCTCAAAGTGGTAGTCCTTACGGTGGCACTTTCTGGAGTATATGCCAACAAATGTT ATGATGGTCCACTTTCCGAGAAGAAGCAAAACATTCTGAACATGTTGGCCTGCTGGGATGAGAGCTCTGAAAGCAACCGGGGGTCTTTTTCTGGGAGTCCTACTGGTAGCGACGAGTACAGGAGCTGCAAGGATATCAAATATTTTGATAAAAATGCAAAGG ATGGAATATATATGCTGACCACAGAAGACGGAGTGTTGTATCAGACCTATTGTGACATGACAACAAATGGTGGTGGTTGGACCTTGGTGGCCAGTGTCCATGAAAATAACCTCAATGGGAAATGTACAACGGGAGATCGTTGGTCCAGCCAAGAGGGAAATAACATCAAAAACCCAAAAGGAGATGGTAACTGGGCTAACTATGCTACATTTGGTCTACCTATCGGAGCTACCAGCGATGATTATAAG AATCCAGGTTATTATGATATTGTTGCTAAAGATCTGAGCTTGTGGCACGTTCCCAATAATACACCCTTGTCCAACTGGAGGAATACTTCTCTCCTGAGATACCGCACAGACAATGGCTTCTTTTCTCATGAAGGCGGTAACCTCTTCCATCTGTACAAA AAATATCCCGTAGCATTCGACGTTGGATCCTGCCTTGCACAAAATGGACCTGCTATTCCTGTAGTCTATGACTATGGAAGTACTGAGAAGACAACACTATATTATTCACCATCTGGTGCAA ATGAGTTCACCGCGGGCTATGTGCAGTTCCGGGCCATTAATAACGAAAAAGCGGCTTTGGCGCTGTGTGCAGGTGTGAAGGTGACGGGATGTAATGTAGAACAT CATTGCATTGGAGGAGGAGGCTACATCCCAGAAGGAAACCCCAACCAGTGTGGAGACTTTGCAGCCTTTGACTGGAATGGTTATGGAACGCATACTTATTGGAGTTCCAGCAAGGAAATAACTGAAGCAGCCGTCCTCCTCTTCTATCGCTAA
- the LOC142183322 gene encoding intelectin-1-like: protein MLVHGLVIFSFALALGVTCDKSGKSSVAKIKQNIQNLSACWDKENEIGNPLNYSHPNGGPNNRYRSCMEIKSRYEYADDGIYTLTTKDGLLYQTYCDMRTNGGGWTLVASVHENNLNGKCTVGDRWSSQTGNDINNPRGDDNWANYATFGQPDGATSDDYKNPGYYDIDAKDLGLWHVPNKTPMTKWRNTAILRYRTDKGFFSKEGGNLFYLYHKYPVVYNAGSCLKDNGPAIPVVYDYGSAERTKSYYSPYGQGEFVPGFIQFRVFNNEKASLALCAGVKVTGCNVEHHCIGGGGYIPRRGSYIPRLNPIQCGDFAAFDWNGYGTHVKWSASKEITESAVLLFYR from the exons ATGTTGGTGCACGGCCTCGTAATCTTCTCTTTTGCACTTGCACTTGGAGTGACCTGTGACAAAAGTG GGAAGTCTTCTGTagctaaaataaaacaaaacatccAGAACTTGTCGGCATGCTGGGATAAGGAAAATGAAATTGGCAATCCATTAAACTACAGTCATCCTAATGGTGGACCAAACAATAGATACAGAAGCTGCATGGAGATCAAGAGCAGATATGAATATGCTGATG AtggaatatatacactcaccaccAAAGATGGATTGTTGTATCAGACCTACTGTGACATGAGAACAAATGGTGGAGGTTGGACCTTGGTGGCCAGTGTCCATGAAAATAACCTGAATGGGAAATGCACAGTAGGAGATCGCTGGAGCAGCCAGACAGGAAACGACATCAACAACCCAAGGGGAGATGACAACTGGGCCAACTATGCCACGTTTGGACAACCTGACGGAGCTACCAGTGATGATTATAAG AATCCAGGATATTATGATATTGATGCTAAAGACTTGGGGTTGTGGCATGTTCCAAACAAGACACCTATGACTAAGTGGAGGAATACCGCTATTCTAAGATACCGTACCGACAAAGGCTTCTTCTCCAAGGAAGGTGGAAATCTCTTCTATCTATACCAT AAATACCCAGTGGTGTACAATGCTGGATCCTGCCTCAAAGACAATGGACCTGCTATTCCAGTTGTGTATGACTATGGAAGCGCTGAGAGGACAAAATCATATTATTCTCCATATGGACAAG GAGAGTTTGTTCCAGGTTTTATCCAGTTCCGGGTTTTTAACAATGAAAAAGCTTCTTTGGCTCTGTGTGCAGGAGTGAAGGTGACAGGGTGTAATGTAGAACAT CATTGCATTGGAGGAGGAGGCTACATCCCACGAAGAGGAAGCTACATCCCACGATTAAACCCCATCCAGTGCGGAGATTTTGCTGCCTTCGACTGGAATGGCTATGGAACACATGTTAAATGGAGTGCCAGCAAGGAAATAACAGAGTCCGCCGTTCTCCTCTTCTATcgctaa